The following are encoded in a window of Perca flavescens isolate YP-PL-M2 chromosome 24, PFLA_1.0, whole genome shotgun sequence genomic DNA:
- the LOC114550654 gene encoding gamma-crystallin S-1-like, producing the protein MEHTGKLSFSVISTSGCSNTGSCVQIFFYEEKNFKGHHYECSGDCHELSTHFQRCNSIRVESGAWVIYERPQYKGYQYVLNRGEYPSYQSWSGFNDTIRSCRLIRHLSSMHKIRIYERPDFSGQMFELSEDLPNLLDHWRYRDIHSAHVQDGSWVFYEHPNYRGRQYLLEKGEYRRYPDWGAQHPSVGSIRRVVDIS; encoded by the exons ATGGAGCACACAGGGAAG CTCAGCTTTAGTGTTATTTCTACGAGTGGATGCTCTAACACAGGATCCTGTGTGCAGATCTTCTTTTATGAGGAAAAGAACTTCAAGGGTCATCACTATGAATGCAGCGGTGACTGTCATGAACTCAGCACTCACTTCCAGCGCTGTAACTCCATCCGGGTGGAGAGCGGGGCTTGGGTCATTTATGAGAGACCCCAATACAAGGGCTACCAATATGTCCTCAACAGAGGGGAGTACCCCAGCTACCAGAGCTGGAGCGGCTTCAATGACACCATCCGCTCCTGTCGGCTTATCAGACAT CTTTCTAGCATGCACAAGATCCGCATCTACGAACGTCCAGACTTCAGCGGCCAGATGTTCGAGCTGAGCGAGGACCTGCCCAACCTGCTGGACCACTGGCGCTATCGTGACATTCACTCGGCTCACGTCCAGGACGGCAGCTGGGTTTTCTATGAGCATCCAAACTACAGGGGGCGCCAGTACCTGCTGGAGAAGGGGGAATACAGACGGTACCCAGACTGGGGGGCCCAGCATCCATCTGTGGGCTCCATTAGACGTGTTGTGGACATATCTTAA
- the LOC114550894 gene encoding gamma-crystallin M3 gives MAMGRIIFYEDRNFQGRSYETSSDCPELTSYLSRCNSCRVESGLFMVYEKPNFMGHQMLVRRGEYPDNQRLMGMSMSDCIRSSRMIPLHRGPFRMRIYEKENFGGQMHELMDDCDNMMDRFRMSDCQSCNVLDGHWLMFEQPNYRGKMLYLRPGEYRNLREMAMSNLSRFSSIRRIMDSC, from the exons ATGGCCATGGGGAGG ATCATATTCTATGAGGACCGGAACTTCCAGGGTCGCTCCTATGAGACCAGCAGTGACTGCCCCGAGCTCACCTCCTACCTGAGCAGGTGTAACTCCTGCAGGGTGGAGAGCGGCCTCTTCATGGTCTACGAGAAGCCCAACTTCATGGGCCATCAGATGCTGGTGAGGAGGGGCGAGTACCCAGACAACCAGCGCCTGATGGGAATGAGTATGAGTGACTGCATCAGGTCCAGTCGCATGATCCCCCTG CACAGGGGACCCTTCAGAATGAGGATCTATGAAAAGGAGAACTTTGGAGGCCAGATGCACGAGCTGATGGACGACTGTGACAATATGATGGACCGTTTCCGCATGTCTGACTGCCAGTCCTGCAACGTGTTGGACGGCCACTGGCTGATGTTCGAGCAGCCCAACTACAGAGGCAAGATGCTGTACCTGAGGCCAGGAGAGTACAGGAACCTCAGAGAGATGGCGATGAGCAACTTGTCGAGGTTCAGCTCCATCAGGCGCATCATGGACTCCTGTTAA
- the LOC114551216 gene encoding gamma-crystallin M3, producing the protein MSGKIVFFEGRNFQGRSYECISDCSEITSHLSRCSSCKVESGTFMVYDQPNYTGQQYLLTRGEYPEYQNTIGFNDCIQSCRIVPVHKGPFKMRIYERANFEGQMHELTDDCDSIQDHYHMSDMQSCNVMEGYWLMFEQPNYEGKMFYLKPGKYRNLKEISSDDTRFNSVRRITES; encoded by the exons ATGAGCGGAAAG ATCGTCTTCTTCGAGGGGAGAAACTTCCAGGGCCGCTCGTATGAGTGCATCAGCGACTGCTCTGAAATCACCTCCCACCTGAGCCGATGCAGCTCCTGCAAGGTGGAGAGCGGGACGTTCATGGTCTACGACCAGCCCAACTACACGGGCCAGCAGTACCTCCTGACCAGGGGAGAGTACCCCGAGTATCAGAATACCATCGGCTTCAACGACTGCATTCAGTCCTGCCGCATCGTCCCTGTG CACAAGGGGCCCTTTAAAATGAGGATCTACGAGAGAGCGAACTTTGAGGGGCAGATGCATGAACTGACTGATGACTGCGACTCCATCCAGGATCACTATCACATGTCTGACATGCAGTCCTGCAACGTGATGGAAGGCTACTGGTTGATGTTCGAGCAGCCAAACTACGAAGGCAAGATGTTTTATCTGAAACCAGGAAAGTACAGGAACCTCAAAGAGATTAGCAGCGATGACACGAGGTTCAACTCAGTCAGACGCATCACTGAATCTTAA
- the LOC114550870 gene encoding ETS translocation variant 5 isoform X2: MDGFYDQQVPFVVPESKCHAEGAERCLSDRKRKFMDTELAQDTEELFQDLIQLQEIWIAEAQVPDDEQFVPDFQSNNLMFHGLPASKVKREPSVSKDLSPCRTPHADMCLYSYSACDNKPAGLKALTPASTPVQCGSTHPAGPPPVQRQLQPSAPQLTNNCPPGHAPAPSPSHHRILPQPNQSQQFALPHVSCPSASFSTEPRFQRQLSEPCLSFLPPEKAVNTPYQPSSRDGRPPYQHHLSEPLVPNGPRGFKQELVDPRYPEPGPPGPGLARPQAAFNHVSIKQEPRDFGFDSEVQTCQSSFGKSSVLYQNNSVGFGPDREPRLYYDDTCVVPDRLEGKVKQEGLPYQRRGSLQLWQFLLTLLDNPANGHLIVWTGRNMEFKLIDPEEVARLWGLQKNRPAMNYDKLSRSLRYYYEKGIMQKVAGERYVYKFVCNPEALFSMAFPDNQRPSLKADPDAVPAPCEEDAPPPPSYEDEGPYLADGAEQGLAFLESYPF, encoded by the exons ATGGACGGCTTTTATGACCAGCAGGTCCCTTTCGTGGTCCCAGAGAGC AAATGTCACGCAGAGGGAGCAGAGAGATGTCTCAGCGACCGGAAAAGGAAGTTCATGGACACAGAGCTGGCTCAGGACACAGAAG AGCTCTTTCAAGATCTGATCCAGCTCCAGGAGATATGGATCGCAGAAG CTCAGGTTCCTGATGACGAGCAATTTGTCCCAGATTTCCAGTCCAATAACT tgatgTTTCATGGACTGCCTGCCAGCAAAGTGAAGAGAGAGCCCAGTGTGTCGAAAGACCTGTCTCCCTGCAGAACGCCTCACGCTGACATGTGCCTTTATAGTTACAG TGCCTGTGACAACAAGCCAGCTGGGCTCAAAGCTCTGACTCCAGCCTCCACACCCGTACAGTGCGGCTCCACCCATCCTGCAGGACCTCCACCCGTACAGAGGCAGTTGCAGCCGTCTGCCCCCCAGCTGACCAATAACTGCCCCCCGGGCCACGCTCCTGCCCCGAGCCCCTCCCACCACCGCATCCTCCCACAGCCCAACCAAAGCCAGCAGTTTGCTCTGCCTCATGTCAGCTGCCCCAGTGCATCTTTTAGCACAGAACCAAG GTTCCAGCGGCAGCTGTCGGAGCCCTGCTTGTCTTTCCTCCCTCCGGAGAAGGCGGTCAACACGCCGTACCAACCCTCGAGCCGCGACGGGCGCCCGCCGTATCAGCACCACCTTTCGGAGCCCCTGGTTCCCAACGGCCCCAGAGGCTTCAAACAGGAGCTGGTGGATCCACGATACCCAGAGCCGGGGCCGCCTGGTCCAGGTCTGGCCCGGCCCCAGGCCGCCTTCAACCATGTCTCCATCAAACAAGAACCAAGAGACTTTGGTTTTGACTCAG AAGTTCAAACCTGCCAGTCGTCGTTTGGGAAGTCTTCAGTCTTGTACCAGAATAACAGTGTTG GGTTTGGTCCTGACAGAGAGCCACGTTTGTACTATGATGACACTTGCGTTGTGCCAGACAGACTGGAAG GTAAAGTGAAGCAGGAGGGTTTGCCGTACCAGCGCCGCGGCTCCCTGCAGCTCTGGCAGTTCCTGCTCACGCTGCTGGACAACCCGGCCAACGGGCATCTGATTGTCTGGACGGGACGCAACATGGAGTTCAAACTCATCGATCCTGAGGAG GTGGCTCGGCTCTGGGGGCTCCAAAAGAACCGACCGGCCATGAACTACGACAAGCTGAGCCGCTCGCTGAGGTACTACTACGAGAAGGGCATCATGCAGAAG GTGGCTGGGGAAAGGTACGTCTACAAGTTTGTATGCAACCCCGAGGCGCTTTTCTCCATGGCTTTCCCAGACAACCAGAGGCCGAGTCTGAAGGCCGACCCGGACGCCGTCCCGGCTCCCTGCGAGGAGGACGCCCCCCCCCCGCCGAGCTACGAGGACGAGGGTCCGTACCTGGCCGACGGAGCGGAGCAGGGACTGGCTTTCCTTGAAAGCTACCCGTTCTAG
- the LOC114550870 gene encoding ETS translocation variant 5 isoform X1, whose translation MDGFYDQQVPFVVPESKCHAEGAERCLSDRKRKFMDTELAQDTEELFQDLIQLQEIWIAEAQVPDDEQFVPDFQSNNLMFHGLPASKVKREPSVSKDLSPCRTPHADMCLYSYSACDNKPAGLKALTPASTPVQCGSTHPAGPPPVQRQLQPSAPQLTNNCPPGHAPAPSPSHHRILPQPNQSQQFALPHVSCPSASFSTEPRFQRQLSEPCLSFLPPEKAVNTPYQPSSRDGRPPYQHHLSEPLVPNGPRGFKQELVDPRYPEPGPPGPGLARPQAAFNHVSIKQEPRDFGFDSEVQTCQSSFGKSSVLYQNNSVGFGPDREPRLYYDDTCVVPDRLEAGKVKQEGLPYQRRGSLQLWQFLLTLLDNPANGHLIVWTGRNMEFKLIDPEEVARLWGLQKNRPAMNYDKLSRSLRYYYEKGIMQKVAGERYVYKFVCNPEALFSMAFPDNQRPSLKADPDAVPAPCEEDAPPPPSYEDEGPYLADGAEQGLAFLESYPF comes from the exons ATGGACGGCTTTTATGACCAGCAGGTCCCTTTCGTGGTCCCAGAGAGC AAATGTCACGCAGAGGGAGCAGAGAGATGTCTCAGCGACCGGAAAAGGAAGTTCATGGACACAGAGCTGGCTCAGGACACAGAAG AGCTCTTTCAAGATCTGATCCAGCTCCAGGAGATATGGATCGCAGAAG CTCAGGTTCCTGATGACGAGCAATTTGTCCCAGATTTCCAGTCCAATAACT tgatgTTTCATGGACTGCCTGCCAGCAAAGTGAAGAGAGAGCCCAGTGTGTCGAAAGACCTGTCTCCCTGCAGAACGCCTCACGCTGACATGTGCCTTTATAGTTACAG TGCCTGTGACAACAAGCCAGCTGGGCTCAAAGCTCTGACTCCAGCCTCCACACCCGTACAGTGCGGCTCCACCCATCCTGCAGGACCTCCACCCGTACAGAGGCAGTTGCAGCCGTCTGCCCCCCAGCTGACCAATAACTGCCCCCCGGGCCACGCTCCTGCCCCGAGCCCCTCCCACCACCGCATCCTCCCACAGCCCAACCAAAGCCAGCAGTTTGCTCTGCCTCATGTCAGCTGCCCCAGTGCATCTTTTAGCACAGAACCAAG GTTCCAGCGGCAGCTGTCGGAGCCCTGCTTGTCTTTCCTCCCTCCGGAGAAGGCGGTCAACACGCCGTACCAACCCTCGAGCCGCGACGGGCGCCCGCCGTATCAGCACCACCTTTCGGAGCCCCTGGTTCCCAACGGCCCCAGAGGCTTCAAACAGGAGCTGGTGGATCCACGATACCCAGAGCCGGGGCCGCCTGGTCCAGGTCTGGCCCGGCCCCAGGCCGCCTTCAACCATGTCTCCATCAAACAAGAACCAAGAGACTTTGGTTTTGACTCAG AAGTTCAAACCTGCCAGTCGTCGTTTGGGAAGTCTTCAGTCTTGTACCAGAATAACAGTGTTG GGTTTGGTCCTGACAGAGAGCCACGTTTGTACTATGATGACACTTGCGTTGTGCCAGACAGACTGGAAG CAGGTAAAGTGAAGCAGGAGGGTTTGCCGTACCAGCGCCGCGGCTCCCTGCAGCTCTGGCAGTTCCTGCTCACGCTGCTGGACAACCCGGCCAACGGGCATCTGATTGTCTGGACGGGACGCAACATGGAGTTCAAACTCATCGATCCTGAGGAG GTGGCTCGGCTCTGGGGGCTCCAAAAGAACCGACCGGCCATGAACTACGACAAGCTGAGCCGCTCGCTGAGGTACTACTACGAGAAGGGCATCATGCAGAAG GTGGCTGGGGAAAGGTACGTCTACAAGTTTGTATGCAACCCCGAGGCGCTTTTCTCCATGGCTTTCCCAGACAACCAGAGGCCGAGTCTGAAGGCCGACCCGGACGCCGTCCCGGCTCCCTGCGAGGAGGACGCCCCCCCCCCGCCGAGCTACGAGGACGAGGGTCCGTACCTGGCCGACGGAGCGGAGCAGGGACTGGCTTTCCTTGAAAGCTACCCGTTCTAG
- the LOC114550893 gene encoding gamma-crystallin M2-like: MGKITFFEEKKFQGRCYNCSSDCANLHTYFSLCNSIRVESGVWVIYEKPNYKGFQYILSPGEYADSQQWMAFSENVKSCRPIKNAYGSAWKLRLYERPEFGGQMVECSDDCPSAYDTYKLREAYSCVVTDGAWVLYDLPNYRGHQYLLERGEYRQHGDWGAALPGVGSFRRITEF; the protein is encoded by the exons ATGGGGAAG attacattttttgaggAGAAGAAATTCCAGGGCCGCTGCTATAACTGCAGTAGcgactgtgccaacctgcacacGTACTTCAGCCTCTGCAACTCCATCAGGGTGGAGAGcggtgtgtgggtgatctatgAGAAACCCAACTACAAGGGTTTCCAGTACATCCTCAGCCCTGGGGAGTACGCTGACAGCCAGCAATGGATGGCCTTCAGCGAAAACGTGAAATCCTGCCGCCCCATAAAGAAT GCGTATGGCAGTGCGTGGAAGCTGAGGCTGTACGAGAGGCCAGAATTCGGAGGACAGATGGTGGAGTGCTCCGACGACTGTCCTTCAGCGTACGATACCTACAAGCTGCGCGAGGCTTACTCCTGTGTGGTGACCGATGGCGCCTGGGTGTTGTACGACCTCCCCAACTACAGGGGGCACCAATACCTGCTAGAGCGAGGCGAGTACCGGCAGCACGGCGACTGGGGGGCAGCCTTGCCTGGTGTCGGCTCCTTCCGCAGGATCACAGAGTTTTAA
- the LOC114550895 gene encoding gamma-crystallin M3: protein MHLKRCNSCRVDNGCFMVYERPNFTGNQVFLKRGEYSDFQRMGSMMGMTGMAMMDTVRSCRMIPMQHRGQFRMKIYERENYGGQMHELMDDCDSLQDRYLMSDCQSCNVMDGYWLMFEQPHYRGRMMLVRPGEYRNLRDSGLSNIMKISSIRRIMDMC, encoded by the exons ATGCACCTGAAGCGCTGCAACTCCTGCAGGGTGGACAACGGGTGCTTCATGGTGTACGAACGCCCCAACTTCACGGGTAATCAGGTCTTCTTGAAGAGAGGGGAGTACTCCGATTTTCAGCGCATGGGGAGCATGATGGGCATGACGGGCATGGCGATGATGGACACCGTCCGCTCCTGTCGCATGATCCCCATG CAGCACAGGGGGCAGTTCAGGATGAAGATCTACGAAAGGGAGAACTACGGAGGCCAGATGCACGAGCTGATGGACGACTGCGATTCTCTCCAGGATCGTTACTTAATGTCTGACTGCCAGTCCTGCAACGTGATGGACGGCTACTGGCTGATGTTCGAGCAGCCCCACTACAGAGGCCGGATGATGCTCGTAAGGCCAGGAGAGTACAGGAACCTCCGAGACTCGGGATTGAGCAACATAATGAAAATCAGCTCAATCAGGCGCATCATGGATATGTGCTGA